Proteins from one Mycteria americana isolate JAX WOST 10 ecotype Jacksonville Zoo and Gardens chromosome 1, USCA_MyAme_1.0, whole genome shotgun sequence genomic window:
- the KDELR3 gene encoding ER lumen protein-retaining receptor 3, giving the protein MNVFRILGDVSHLLAIIILLLKIQKSKSCAGISGKSQILFALVFTTRYLDLFTTFISVYNTVMKVIFLICAYVTVYMIYVKFQKTFDSENDSFRLEFLLVPVTGLSFLENHSFTPLEILWTFSIYLESVAILPQLFMISKTGEAETITTHYLFFLGLYRALYIANWIWRYYTENFYDQIAVVSGVVQTIFYCDFFYLYVTKVLKGKKLSLPMPV; this is encoded by the exons ATGAACGTCTTCCGCATCCTGGGGGACGTCTCCCACTTGCTGGCCATCATCATCCTCCTGCTGAAGATCCAGAAGTCCAAGTCCTGTGCGG GTATCTCTGGGAAGAGTCAGATTCTTTTCGCCCTTGTCTTCACAACCCGCTATCTGGACCTGTTCACCACCTTCATCTCTGTCTATAACACCGTGATGAAG gtcATTTTTTTGATATGTGCCTACGTCACCGTGTACATGATCTACGTGAAATTCCAGAAAACATTTGACAGCGAGAATGACTCCTTTCGCCTTGAGTTCCTGCTGGTCCCTGTCACAGGCCTGTCGTTTCTGGAGAACCACAGCTTCACCCCCTTGGAG ATACTCTGGACCTTCTCCATCTATCTGGAGTCCGTGGCTATCCTTCCTCAGCTCTTCATGATCAGCAAGACGGGGGAAGCAGAGACCATCACGACACACTACCTTTTCTTCCTGGGCCTCTACCGTGCTCTCTACATTGCCAACTGGATCTGGCGCTACTACACAGAGAATTTCTACGACCAGATCGCTGTAGTTTCCGGGGTGGTACAAACCATCTTCTACTGTGACTTCTTCTATCTCTACGTTACCAAAG TCCTCAAAGGAAAGAAGCTAAGTCTTCCCATGCCTGTTTAA